One Fontisphaera persica DNA window includes the following coding sequences:
- a CDS encoding polysaccharide lyase family protein → MRSRGWLWAIWAWLALPAMGASAAVSEAVILLGQPDGSALEFGLCDEQWPAYARRYPQPIVFKVGQSPLQDWPYIHPSHHDRWAGSRAHTFTMVFNLPQRPVETLHLILGLADAHTPSTVVIGVNGRELARRTAPRGRGVASDPHQEGQASALVFPVPAAALQAGENRITITLSDGSWIIYDYVYLGPRNAPLPLRGMEPPDKEAFLAGPMAQVEEVVFATRKVGDDGHWYANISYYADCELEYKQGHPFTHNGKRVTYRLGGKLGVLNVRRGEVRWLIDDPRGGVRDPVVHYDGKTILFSYRKGDSEHYHLYTIQADGTGLRQLTDGNYDDFEPCWLPDGGIVFVSTRAKRWVNCWLTQVATLHRCDADGRNLRMISANNEHDNTPWVLPDGRILYQRWEYVDRSQVDYHHLWTANPDGTAQMIFYGNQRPGIVMIDAKPIPHSAKVVAIFSPGHGQREHAGAVALVDPAGGPDDPRMARTISRGRQDFRDPWAFSEDAFMVAAGAEIQLMNGRGAATPLYRLPESDIRDGYWLHEPRPLLPHPREKVIAPLAHPGQTTGRVILANIYEGRNMQGVKPGEIKKLLVLETLPKPINFTGGMDPLTYGGSFTLERILGTVPVEPDGSAYVELPAMRGLFFVALDANDMAVKRMQSFLTVQPGELVSCVGCHEQRTKSYLPPGPLMAVRRTPSRIEPIAGAPEVFDFPRDIQPILNRLCADCHDYTATPRGGPRAGGIILTGDYGPMFSHAYFTLTVKQLFRDGRNEARSNYRPRELGSSASRLLKMLDGSHYGVQATPQEKQWLRLWIESGAVYPGTYAALGAGSIGGYQENEQIHLDTAWPATRAGAEVIQRRCTECHTGPRTLPRSMSDELGISFWRFDLKDPRLQFSRHIVFNLSRPEKSLLALAPLAREAGGLGICTNRAGQVVFAETADPDWQKLVAMAQAGKDYLAKIKRFDMPGYVPRQGWIREMKRYGILPLDLDPAVTQINFYEIEQRYWQSLWPKP, encoded by the coding sequence ATGAGGTCGCGAGGCTGGCTGTGGGCGATTTGGGCCTGGCTGGCTCTGCCGGCCATGGGCGCCAGTGCGGCAGTTTCAGAAGCCGTTATATTACTGGGCCAGCCGGATGGCTCGGCGCTGGAGTTTGGCCTGTGCGACGAGCAATGGCCGGCGTATGCCCGCCGGTATCCTCAGCCCATTGTGTTCAAGGTGGGCCAAAGCCCTTTGCAGGACTGGCCTTATATCCATCCCTCGCATCATGACCGGTGGGCCGGAAGCAGGGCGCACACCTTCACCATGGTTTTCAATCTGCCGCAGCGGCCCGTGGAAACGTTGCATCTGATTTTGGGTTTGGCCGATGCGCACACGCCTTCCACGGTGGTGATTGGGGTGAATGGCCGGGAGCTGGCGCGGCGCACGGCTCCGCGGGGGCGTGGGGTGGCGAGTGACCCGCACCAGGAGGGGCAGGCGTCCGCCCTGGTGTTTCCGGTGCCGGCGGCGGCGCTGCAGGCGGGCGAGAATCGGATTACCATCACCCTGAGCGATGGCAGTTGGATTATTTATGATTATGTGTATCTCGGGCCGCGCAACGCCCCGCTGCCGCTCCGGGGCATGGAGCCGCCAGACAAGGAGGCGTTTCTGGCGGGGCCGATGGCGCAAGTGGAGGAGGTGGTTTTTGCCACGCGCAAGGTGGGCGATGACGGCCATTGGTATGCGAACATCAGTTATTATGCGGATTGTGAGCTGGAGTATAAGCAAGGCCATCCCTTCACCCACAACGGCAAGCGGGTGACCTATCGGCTGGGGGGCAAGCTGGGCGTGTTGAATGTGCGCCGCGGCGAGGTGCGCTGGCTGATTGATGATCCGCGCGGCGGCGTGCGCGACCCGGTGGTGCATTACGACGGCAAGACCATCCTCTTCTCCTACCGCAAGGGGGACAGCGAGCACTACCATCTCTACACCATCCAGGCCGACGGCACGGGGCTGCGGCAGTTGACCGACGGGAATTACGATGACTTTGAGCCTTGCTGGCTGCCGGATGGCGGCATTGTGTTTGTGAGCACGCGCGCCAAACGCTGGGTGAATTGCTGGCTGACCCAGGTGGCCACGTTGCATCGCTGCGACGCCGACGGCCGCAACCTCCGCATGATTTCCGCCAACAACGAGCACGACAACACCCCGTGGGTCCTGCCGGATGGCCGGATTCTCTATCAGCGCTGGGAGTATGTGGACCGCTCGCAGGTGGATTATCATCACTTGTGGACCGCCAATCCCGATGGCACGGCGCAAATGATTTTTTATGGGAATCAACGGCCGGGCATCGTGATGATTGACGCCAAGCCCATTCCTCACAGCGCCAAAGTGGTGGCCATTTTCTCCCCGGGCCACGGTCAGCGCGAGCACGCCGGAGCGGTGGCGTTGGTGGACCCGGCGGGCGGCCCGGATGACCCCCGGATGGCGCGCACCATCAGCCGGGGACGGCAGGACTTCCGCGACCCCTGGGCTTTTTCTGAAGACGCTTTCATGGTGGCGGCGGGGGCGGAAATCCAGCTCATGAACGGGCGGGGGGCGGCCACTCCTTTGTATCGGCTCCCGGAGAGTGACATCCGCGACGGGTACTGGCTCCACGAGCCGCGCCCGCTGTTGCCCCATCCGCGCGAGAAAGTGATTGCGCCCCTGGCGCACCCGGGACAGACGACCGGCCGGGTGATTCTGGCCAACATCTACGAGGGCCGCAACATGCAGGGAGTGAAACCGGGTGAAATCAAAAAACTCCTCGTCCTTGAAACCCTGCCCAAGCCCATCAACTTCACCGGCGGCATGGACCCGCTGACCTACGGCGGCTCGTTCACCTTGGAGCGCATTTTGGGAACCGTCCCGGTCGAGCCGGATGGTTCGGCTTATGTCGAGCTGCCGGCCATGCGCGGGTTGTTTTTTGTGGCGCTGGACGCGAACGACATGGCCGTCAAACGCATGCAGAGTTTTCTTACCGTGCAGCCGGGCGAGCTGGTGAGCTGTGTGGGATGCCATGAGCAACGCACCAAAAGTTATCTGCCGCCCGGGCCGCTCATGGCCGTGCGGCGGACGCCCAGCCGCATTGAGCCAATCGCGGGTGCGCCGGAGGTGTTTGATTTTCCGCGGGACATTCAGCCCATCCTCAATCGTTTATGTGCGGATTGCCATGATTACACGGCCACCCCGCGGGGCGGGCCGCGAGCGGGCGGCATCATTTTGACGGGGGATTACGGCCCCATGTTTTCCCATGCTTACTTCACGCTGACGGTGAAGCAGCTATTCCGGGACGGCCGCAACGAGGCCCGCAGCAATTACCGCCCGCGCGAATTGGGGTCGAGCGCGAGCCGGCTCTTGAAGATGCTTGATGGCTCACATTACGGCGTCCAGGCCACGCCGCAGGAAAAACAGTGGCTGCGGTTGTGGATTGAGTCAGGGGCGGTTTATCCGGGTACGTATGCGGCCTTGGGGGCGGGTTCGATTGGGGGCTACCAGGAAAACGAGCAAATCCATCTCGACACCGCGTGGCCCGCCACCCGGGCCGGGGCGGAAGTCATCCAACGCCGTTGCACGGAATGCCACACGGGACCTCGGACATTGCCGCGCTCGATGTCCGATGAGCTGGGCATTTCCTTCTGGCGGTTTGATTTGAAGGACCCGCGGTTGCAGTTCAGCCGCCATATTGTGTTCAATTTAAGCCGGCCGGAAAAATCCCTCCTCGCCCTGGCGCCGCTGGCGCGGGAGGCGGGCGGGTTGGGAATATGCACCAATCGCGCGGGGCAGGTGGTGTTTGCAGAGACGGCAGACCCGGACTGGCAGAAGCTGGTGGCCATGGCGCAGGCGGGCAAGGATTACCTGGCCAAAATCAAGCGTTTTGACATGCCGGGCTATGTGCCGCGCCAGGGATGGATACGCGAAATGAAACGGTACGGGATATTGCCACTGGATTTGGACCCGGCGGTCACGCAAATCAACTTTTATGAAATCGAACAACGGTATTGGCAGTCCCTCTGGCCAAAACCGTAG
- a CDS encoding glycoside hydrolase family 2 TIM barrel-domain containing protein — protein sequence MKRGPAIFKVGRTASRVWREQCPAYLFGCWLVLWGPLAWLHPAEAADSAAVALPPRVSAVWDLDKAWRQTTATRERICLNGLWRWQPADAAASVPAENWGYFKTPGPWPGITDYMQKDCQTVIPHPAWQSQRLGALTAAWYQREFCTPDRWAGRRIWLNVHTLNSYAVVWVDHQRVGELRFPGGELELTAACRPGSRQLLSLQVLALPLKGVLLSYADTAAARQFKGTVARRGLCGDVFLVGAARGPRLRDAKVDTSVRRGQAVFSAALEGLEAGERYQLVAQVSGAGQFRREFRSPIFTVGDLREGRLAFSVNWLPEQRWDLPTPHHQFRLDLALLDAAGKTLDAAWPETFGFREFWIEGRDFYLNGTRLQLAAVPLDNAQVGAAWASYAGAKESLERLKSIGINFVYTHNYDCLPGSHLDFAEILRAADDVGMLVALTQPHFSHYEWPNADADRTNGYAGLAEAYVRVAQNHPSVVMYAMSHNATGYSEDMNPDMIDGKQEARDAWAKRNVQRALRAEAIVKRLDPERIIYHHASGNLGPMHAVNFYPNFVPIQEMSDWFEHWATQGIKPVFLCEYGAPFTWDWTMYRGWYKGKREFGSAVVPWEFCLAEWNAQFYGDRAYQISEQEKRNLRWEARQFQADKGWHRWDYPHPVGSRDFDEHYPILAQYLTDNWRAFRTWGVSAISPWEHGHYWKLRPGVDKSRQELRTDWENLQRPGFSADYLEQRYERMDLAFERSDWVATPAAQALLRNNRPRLAYLAGGPGRFTSKEHNFLPGETVAKQIIVINNSRQTATVACEWVLALPRPQKGARKITLATGQQERIPLRGQLPSDLAPGRYELHLTAQFGDGETQSDTLTLHVMPTPAAATLRGKVAVFDPPGETTAWLRRMGIAFQTIEPETDLAAFDLLILGKGALSLHGPAPDLRRVREGLKVLVFEQTSEVLEQRLGFRLAEYGLRQVFARIPDHPLLAGLTDELLRDWRGEATLLPPRLKYELNPKFNGAPTVQWCGMPVTRLWRCGNRGNVASVLIEKPALGDFLPVLDGGYGLQYSPLLEYREGAGVILFCQVDVTGRTAPEPAAETLKQNLLRYLAAWRPSPRRTLVYVGHPEGRAYLEAMGYKPAELGDGRLSRETQVLVIGPGGGRSIMARPSATDFIREGGQVLALGLEPADAAAMKWLNLELRMGEHIAAYFQPFGWRELLAGVSPAEVHNRDPRELPLVAGGAVIYGNGVLARMDKANVVCCQLAPWQFDGTKQTNLKRTRRRLDCLVSRLLGNLGAAAATPLLERFHQPPGAGPNQRRWLVGLYADQPEEWDDPYRFFRW from the coding sequence ATGAAACGTGGCCCAGCGATTTTCAAGGTTGGCCGGACGGCCAGCCGCGTGTGGCGGGAACAGTGTCCTGCGTATCTATTCGGCTGTTGGTTGGTGCTATGGGGGCCGCTAGCCTGGCTCCACCCGGCAGAGGCGGCAGATTCCGCTGCTGTCGCTTTACCACCAAGGGTTTCTGCGGTTTGGGACCTCGACAAGGCATGGCGTCAGACCACCGCCACCCGGGAACGGATTTGCCTCAATGGCTTGTGGCGCTGGCAACCGGCGGATGCTGCCGCCTCCGTGCCCGCGGAGAATTGGGGGTATTTCAAGACGCCCGGCCCGTGGCCTGGCATCACAGATTACATGCAAAAAGATTGCCAGACGGTGATTCCTCACCCGGCCTGGCAATCCCAGCGATTGGGCGCCCTCACCGCTGCCTGGTATCAGCGGGAATTCTGCACGCCGGACAGGTGGGCGGGGCGTCGGATATGGCTGAACGTCCATACCTTGAACTCGTATGCAGTGGTGTGGGTGGACCACCAGCGGGTGGGTGAGTTGCGTTTTCCCGGCGGGGAATTGGAATTGACCGCGGCGTGCCGTCCTGGTTCCCGGCAACTCCTAAGCCTTCAAGTGCTGGCGCTGCCGCTCAAGGGCGTGCTGCTTTCTTATGCCGATACTGCCGCCGCCCGGCAGTTCAAAGGAACGGTGGCCCGGCGCGGCCTGTGTGGCGATGTCTTTTTGGTCGGCGCTGCCCGCGGCCCGCGTCTGCGGGATGCAAAAGTGGACACCTCCGTGCGGCGAGGGCAGGCTGTTTTCAGCGCCGCCCTGGAAGGGCTGGAGGCTGGGGAACGTTATCAATTGGTGGCGCAGGTCAGCGGGGCCGGCCAGTTCAGGCGGGAATTCAGGAGCCCCATTTTTACCGTCGGCGATTTGCGCGAGGGGCGCCTGGCCTTCAGCGTCAACTGGCTGCCCGAACAGCGCTGGGATTTGCCCACGCCTCACCATCAATTTCGCCTCGACCTTGCGCTGTTGGATGCCGCAGGAAAAACGTTGGACGCCGCATGGCCGGAGACTTTTGGCTTCCGCGAGTTTTGGATCGAGGGGCGGGACTTTTATTTGAACGGCACGCGCCTCCAGCTCGCCGCCGTGCCGTTGGACAACGCGCAAGTGGGCGCCGCCTGGGCCTCCTATGCAGGGGCGAAGGAAAGTCTGGAGCGGCTGAAGAGTATTGGCATTAATTTTGTTTACACCCACAACTATGACTGTCTGCCCGGCTCCCATCTCGATTTTGCTGAAATCCTGCGCGCGGCGGATGATGTGGGCATGCTGGTGGCGCTGACGCAGCCGCATTTCAGCCATTACGAGTGGCCGAATGCGGACGCGGACCGCACCAATGGCTACGCCGGTCTGGCAGAGGCGTATGTGCGCGTGGCGCAAAATCATCCCTCGGTGGTGATGTATGCGATGAGCCACAATGCCACCGGCTACAGCGAGGACATGAACCCCGATATGATTGACGGCAAACAGGAGGCGCGCGACGCGTGGGCAAAGCGGAATGTCCAACGAGCACTGCGCGCCGAGGCCATCGTGAAACGACTCGACCCGGAGCGGATTATTTATCATCACGCCTCGGGCAACCTTGGCCCGATGCACGCGGTCAATTTTTATCCCAATTTTGTTCCCATTCAGGAAATGTCGGATTGGTTTGAGCATTGGGCGACGCAGGGAATCAAACCGGTGTTTCTTTGCGAATACGGCGCGCCGTTCACGTGGGATTGGACGATGTATCGCGGTTGGTACAAGGGCAAACGCGAGTTCGGCAGCGCGGTGGTGCCCTGGGAATTTTGCCTGGCGGAGTGGAACGCCCAGTTCTACGGCGACCGGGCCTATCAGATTAGCGAACAGGAAAAACGCAACCTGCGCTGGGAGGCCAGGCAGTTTCAGGCCGACAAAGGGTGGCATCGCTGGGATTACCCCCATCCGGTGGGCTCGCGGGATTTTGACGAGCACTACCCCATACTGGCCCAATACCTCACCGACAACTGGCGCGCCTTTCGCACCTGGGGCGTCTCGGCCATTTCCCCTTGGGAGCACGGGCATTACTGGAAATTGCGTCCGGGCGTGGACAAAAGCCGGCAGGAGTTGAGGACGGATTGGGAAAACCTGCAGCGGCCCGGATTCAGCGCGGATTATCTGGAGCAGCGTTATGAGCGGATGGATTTGGCTTTTGAGCGCTCGGACTGGGTGGCCACACCGGCGGCGCAAGCGCTCTTGCGCAACAACCGGCCCCGGCTCGCCTATCTGGCCGGCGGCCCGGGGCGTTTTACCAGCAAGGAACATAATTTCCTGCCGGGGGAAACGGTGGCAAAACAAATCATCGTCATCAATAACAGCCGCCAGACGGCCACCGTTGCATGTGAATGGGTCCTGGCGTTGCCCCGGCCGCAAAAAGGAGCGCGAAAAATCACCCTGGCCACCGGCCAACAGGAGCGAATCCCGCTGCGCGGGCAGTTGCCGTCTGACCTGGCGCCGGGGCGGTATGAACTGCACCTGACCGCCCAATTCGGCGATGGCGAAACCCAGTCGGACACGCTGACCCTCCACGTCATGCCCACCCCCGCTGCGGCCACGCTGCGGGGCAAAGTTGCCGTGTTCGATCCGCCCGGTGAAACGACGGCCTGGCTGAGGCGAATGGGCATTGCTTTTCAAACCATCGAGCCGGAAACCGATCTGGCGGCGTTTGATCTGCTCATCCTCGGCAAAGGGGCGCTCTCGCTGCACGGCCCGGCTCCTGACCTTCGCCGGGTGCGCGAGGGGCTTAAAGTGCTGGTGTTTGAGCAGACCTCCGAGGTTTTGGAGCAACGGCTGGGTTTTCGGCTGGCCGAGTACGGATTGCGGCAGGTGTTCGCGCGCATTCCCGACCATCCCCTGCTGGCGGGGCTGACGGATGAACTGCTGCGCGATTGGCGCGGCGAAGCCACCCTGCTGCCGCCGCGGTTGAAATATGAGCTGAATCCCAAATTCAACGGCGCACCCACTGTGCAATGGTGCGGGATGCCGGTGACGCGCCTGTGGCGCTGCGGCAACCGTGGCAATGTGGCCTCCGTGTTGATTGAAAAACCGGCCTTGGGCGATTTCCTTCCGGTGCTCGATGGCGGTTATGGTCTGCAATACAGCCCGTTGTTGGAATATCGCGAAGGCGCAGGCGTGATTTTGTTCTGCCAGGTAGATGTGACGGGGCGCACCGCGCCGGAGCCGGCGGCGGAGACGCTGAAACAAAACCTCTTGCGCTACCTGGCCGCGTGGCGGCCCAGCCCGCGCCGCACCCTGGTGTATGTCGGGCATCCCGAGGGCAGAGCCTACCTGGAAGCCATGGGCTATAAACCTGCGGAACTGGGGGACGGCCGGCTGTCGCGCGAGACCCAGGTTTTGGTGATTGGCCCGGGCGGCGGACGTTCTATAATGGCCAGGCCGTCAGCCACTGACTTCATTCGGGAAGGCGGCCAGGTTTTGGCCCTGGGCCTTGAACCGGCGGATGCGGCCGCTATGAAATGGCTCAACCTCGAGCTGCGGATGGGGGAACATATTGCGGCGTATTTCCAACCGTTTGGCTGGCGCGAGCTGCTGGCGGGTGTCAGTCCGGCAGAGGTGCACAACCGCGATCCGCGCGAGCTGCCGCTGGTGGCCGGGGGGGCAGTTATCTACGGCAACGGGGTTTTGGCGCGCATGGACAAGGCGAACGTGGTTTGTTGCCAGCTTGCTCCATGGCAATTTGACGGCACGAAACAAACCAATCTGAAGCGCACCCGCCGGCGGCTTGATTGCCTGGTATCCCGGTTGCTGGGCAACTTGGGCGCCGCAGCGGCCACGCCGCTGCTGGAGCGTTTTCATCAACCCCCTGGCGCCGGCCCAAACCAACGCCGCTGGCTGGTTGGGCTTTATGCTGACCAGCCGGAGGAATGGGATGACCCTTACCGATTCTTTCGATGGTGA
- the rpsU gene encoding 30S ribosomal protein S21 translates to MTEIRLKKGESIERALRRLKKKLDREGTLREVRNHRHYEKPSERRRRKEKVARFNAMLSARYADL, encoded by the coding sequence GTGACGGAGATACGACTGAAGAAAGGCGAATCTATAGAACGCGCGTTGCGCCGGTTGAAGAAGAAACTCGACCGGGAAGGCACCCTGCGTGAGGTGCGCAATCACCGGCATTACGAAAAACCGAGTGAACGGCGCCGCCGGAAGGAAAAAGTGGCCCGCTTCAACGCGATGCTGAGCGCGCGTTACGCGGACCTGTAA
- a CDS encoding sugar phosphate isomerase/epimerase family protein, producing the protein MYSLSTCWNSHRHTDGRLMLREIRSLGFDYAELSHGIRISLLPGIFEAVDAGEIRISSLHNFCPLPMGVDRAAPNIFKFTSEDPREREMAYRQTLKTFETAVRVKAPLVVLHMGKVDMKDYTDRLLEMAGAGQRETPKYEKLCAEVLEKREKRKEPHLTAAYELLRRLIREAEARGLRLGIENREALEEIPFETDFPLFFREFDRPSVVYWHDTGHAQIKENLGFIHHGLHLEALADRLAGFHIHDVSFPGRDHLPPGAGGIDFAALAGLVKPEHIKVLELGPWVPTADVQRGWEHIRSLWGET; encoded by the coding sequence ATGTATTCCCTTTCCACGTGCTGGAATTCCCATCGGCACACCGATGGGCGGTTGATGCTGCGCGAAATCCGCTCGCTCGGCTTTGATTACGCCGAGCTGAGCCACGGCATTCGCATCAGCCTCCTGCCGGGCATCTTTGAGGCGGTGGACGCCGGGGAAATCCGCATCTCCTCCCTGCACAACTTTTGTCCGCTGCCCATGGGGGTAGACCGCGCCGCGCCCAATATTTTCAAGTTCACCTCGGAGGATCCGCGCGAGCGGGAAATGGCCTACCGGCAAACGCTGAAAACCTTTGAAACCGCCGTGCGAGTCAAGGCGCCGCTGGTGGTGCTCCACATGGGCAAGGTGGACATGAAGGATTACACCGACCGCCTGCTGGAAATGGCCGGGGCCGGCCAGCGCGAGACCCCCAAATACGAAAAACTTTGCGCCGAGGTGCTCGAAAAACGGGAAAAACGCAAAGAACCGCATCTGACTGCGGCGTACGAGTTGTTGCGGCGGCTGATTCGCGAGGCCGAGGCTCGCGGCCTCCGTCTGGGCATCGAGAACCGCGAAGCACTGGAAGAAATCCCGTTTGAGACGGATTTTCCGCTTTTTTTCCGGGAGTTTGACCGGCCTTCCGTGGTGTACTGGCACGATACCGGCCATGCGCAAATCAAGGAAAACCTGGGTTTCATTCATCATGGGCTGCATTTGGAGGCATTGGCCGACCGGCTGGCCGGTTTTCACATTCACGATGTGAGTTTTCCGGGACGCGACCACCTGCCGCCCGGCGCAGGGGGCATTGATTTTGCCGCGCTGGCCGGGCTGGTGAAACCCGAGCACATCAAAGTGCTGGAGCTGGGGCCGTGGGTGCCCACGGCCGACGTCCAGCGGGGCTGGGAGCACATCCGCTCCCTCTGGGGTGAAACGTGA
- a CDS encoding lysylphosphatidylglycerol synthase transmembrane domain-containing protein, with product MSEARKIWRIGWRLAVCALLMGWIFHAIFMNEGRQVLTARGQHWEALTRAEQWRAAWRLGPPELWSELRQVRPAAFGWSLVFMGGTLLLGIQRWRMALRVHGLELSFSRAAEISLVAHFFNSFMLGSTGGDLIKAYYAARETHHKKAEAVVTVVVDRLIGLWSMLLFAGLMMLFHVPLISTQETLGVTAAVILAMLSGCSVIAVLAFWGGLSRRWPRARELLRRLPRGEWLEKLLESCREFGRAPGFLLKALGLSMLLNVVCVGQYWALGRGLGLTMAPSLYLLLVPMIICIAALPITPSGLGVRENLFVLLLSGAAIGAPATTALSLSLLAYAGFLLWSLAGGVVYITFREKHQLQEVTAGSAAEL from the coding sequence GTGAGCGAGGCACGGAAGATATGGCGCATCGGCTGGCGGCTGGCGGTGTGCGCCCTGCTGATGGGGTGGATTTTTCACGCCATTTTCATGAACGAAGGCCGCCAGGTCCTCACTGCCCGCGGCCAGCATTGGGAGGCTCTGACCCGCGCCGAGCAATGGCGCGCCGCCTGGCGGCTGGGGCCGCCAGAATTGTGGAGCGAGCTGCGGCAGGTGCGGCCCGCCGCCTTTGGCTGGAGCCTTGTTTTCATGGGGGGCACCTTGCTGCTGGGCATTCAACGCTGGCGCATGGCCCTGCGGGTGCATGGCCTTGAACTCTCCTTCAGCCGGGCCGCCGAAATTTCGCTGGTGGCCCACTTTTTCAACTCCTTCATGCTGGGCTCCACCGGCGGGGATCTGATCAAGGCCTACTACGCCGCCCGCGAAACGCATCACAAAAAGGCCGAAGCCGTCGTCACGGTGGTAGTGGATCGCTTGATTGGCCTCTGGAGCATGTTGCTGTTTGCGGGGCTGATGATGTTGTTCCACGTGCCGCTCATCTCGACCCAGGAAACCCTGGGCGTCACCGCCGCCGTCATCCTGGCCATGCTCAGCGGATGCAGTGTCATCGCAGTGCTGGCCTTCTGGGGGGGACTCTCCCGGCGCTGGCCCCGCGCCCGGGAATTGCTGCGGCGGCTGCCCCGCGGCGAATGGCTGGAAAAATTGCTGGAAAGCTGCCGGGAATTTGGCCGCGCCCCCGGTTTCCTGCTGAAAGCCCTCGGCCTCTCCATGCTGCTGAATGTCGTCTGTGTCGGCCAATACTGGGCGCTGGGGAGAGGATTGGGACTGACGATGGCGCCCTCGCTGTACCTCCTGCTGGTGCCGATGATTATTTGCATTGCCGCGCTGCCCATCACCCCCAGCGGCCTGGGGGTGCGCGAAAACCTGTTTGTGCTGCTGCTCAGCGGCGCCGCCATCGGGGCCCCGGCCACCACCGCCCTTTCCCTGTCCCTGCTGGCCTACGCGGGCTTCCTGCTCTGGAGCCTGGCGGGCGGCGTGGTGTACATCACTTTCCGCGAAAAACACCAGCTCCAGGAAGTCACCGCCGGCTCGGCTGCGGAACTCTGA
- a CDS encoding sigma-54-dependent transcriptional regulator — protein MEKPTLLIVDDEKPTREGLRAALEERYDVYVAEDARAAMELLERDHFDVLLTDLRLPGEDGLGLIARAKSLPRPPVCLLMTAYGSEDVAVAAMKRGADDYIAKGRLQIDELELRIARALRQQRLESENQNLRQQLDQKYGLENIIGASPAMQEVFETVRQVAPTRATVLIHGESGTGKELIAKAIHQLSPRARNPMVTVHCAALAPTLLESELFGHEKGAFTGAHERRIGRFEQAQGGTLFLDEIGEIDATLQIKLLRFLGERTFERVGSNKTITADVRLLAATNKNLAELVAAGKFREDLFFRLRVVEIYLPPLRERRGDIPLLAMAFLREFARENNKPVREFSPEAMEALMEHNWPGNVRELRTAVEHAVVLCRGEKILLRDLPASVRKQENPLPLPREKAAGPLPAMTIRDAEKQLIIRALEESNGNRAEAARRVGISRRTFYRKLKEYQLEHL, from the coding sequence ATGGAAAAGCCAACCTTGTTGATTGTGGATGACGAAAAGCCCACCCGCGAGGGGCTGCGGGCGGCGCTGGAGGAGCGTTACGACGTGTACGTGGCCGAGGATGCCCGGGCGGCCATGGAATTGCTGGAGCGGGACCATTTTGATGTGCTGCTGACGGACTTGCGCCTGCCGGGGGAGGATGGCTTGGGATTGATTGCCCGGGCCAAATCGCTGCCGCGGCCGCCGGTGTGCCTTTTGATGACCGCTTATGGCTCGGAGGATGTGGCGGTGGCGGCCATGAAACGGGGGGCGGACGATTACATTGCCAAGGGCCGGCTTCAAATTGACGAACTGGAGCTGCGGATTGCGCGGGCCTTGCGGCAGCAGCGGCTGGAGAGCGAAAACCAGAACCTGCGCCAGCAGCTTGATCAGAAATACGGGCTGGAAAACATCATTGGCGCTTCGCCCGCCATGCAGGAGGTGTTTGAGACCGTCCGGCAGGTGGCGCCCACGCGGGCCACGGTGTTGATTCACGGGGAAAGCGGCACCGGCAAGGAGCTGATTGCCAAGGCCATTCACCAGTTAAGCCCGCGGGCCCGGAATCCGATGGTCACCGTCCATTGTGCGGCGCTGGCGCCCACGTTGCTGGAAAGCGAGCTTTTTGGGCATGAGAAGGGAGCTTTCACCGGGGCGCACGAGCGGCGGATTGGCCGTTTCGAGCAGGCCCAGGGCGGCACCTTGTTTTTGGACGAAATTGGCGAGATTGACGCCACCCTGCAGATTAAATTGCTGCGGTTTCTGGGGGAGCGCACTTTTGAGCGGGTCGGCTCCAATAAAACCATCACCGCCGATGTGCGCCTGCTGGCGGCCACCAATAAAAACCTGGCCGAGCTGGTGGCGGCGGGCAAGTTTCGGGAAGACCTGTTTTTCCGGTTGCGCGTGGTGGAAATCTATTTGCCGCCGCTGCGCGAGCGGCGCGGGGACATCCCCCTGCTGGCCATGGCGTTTTTGCGCGAGTTTGCCCGGGAAAATAACAAGCCGGTGCGCGAGTTTTCACCCGAGGCCATGGAGGCCCTGATGGAGCACAACTGGCCGGGCAATGTGCGCGAATTGCGCACCGCGGTGGAGCATGCGGTGGTTTTGTGCCGGGGCGAGAAAATCCTCTTGCGCGACCTGCCGGCCTCGGTGCGGAAACAGGAGAATCCCCTGCCTCTGCCGCGCGAAAAAGCGGCCGGCCCCCTGCCGGCCATGACCATCCGGGATGCCGAGAAACAGTTGATTATTCGCGCCCTCGAGGAATCCAACGGCAACCGGGCCGAGGCGGCGCGGCGGGTGGGCATCAGCCGGCGGACCTTTTACCGGAAGCTCAAGGAATACCAGCTTGAGCATCTGTAA